A stretch of the Malus sylvestris chromosome 10, drMalSylv7.2, whole genome shotgun sequence genome encodes the following:
- the LOC126586848 gene encoding protein PHLOEM PROTEIN 2-LIKE A9-like translates to MSLSTKPHFQAEEDEITKQGDSYILKPRGLSIVWGNVEHHWKLPKKLSKGDSNDPAELKQVSWLEVTGSVSLIPTKTYQISFDVELTPCAFGWRDIQAFLMAKVGKRGKYKWTKVKVVQDPNVGRFTIPDKTSPPLRIEVLPASVDNMLHFGLYEVWSGKWKGGLKIHQANVTEVTSTLA, encoded by the exons ATGTCTCTGAGTACTAAACCTCATTTCCAAGCAGAGGAAGATGAAATAACAAAACAG GGAGATAGTTACATCCTCAAACCACGGGGACTTAGCATTGTATGGGGCAATGTTGAACACCACTGGAAATTacctaagaa GCTATCCAAAGGTGACTCTAATGACCCTGCGGAGCTGAAACAGGTTTCTTGGCTAGAAGTAACCGGCTCAGTTAGTTTAATACCTACGAAGACGTACCAAATCAGCTTTGACGTAGAACTGACACCTTGTGCATTTGGTTGGAGAGACATACAAGCTTTCTTGATGGCCAAGGTAGGGAAAAGGGGCAAGTACAAATGGACCAAAGTTAAAGTAGTGCAGGATCCAAATGTAGGCAGATTCACAATTCCTGACAAAACCAGCCCGCCATTGAGAATTGAAGTTCTGCCCGCTAGTGTCGATAACATGCTTCACTTTGGTCTGTATGAAGTCTGGAGTGGAAAATGGAAGGGGGGCTTGAAAATTCATCAAGCAAATGTGACAGAAGTAACTTCGACCTTAGCTTAA
- the LOC126585371 gene encoding uncharacterized protein LOC126585371 isoform X4: protein MEQGTQGSIVLRRNGNGESQGEEERVVDLSGQVHLLPCSIKFNGPSSVSQYFKPKSTGIESEGLRTQEAYFRGRKLQGASIPIPDGYSGFVLGKKSLGKRKASDNSDGSSNCWEMNAKYKSITYWNHDSLPSQDDAFLRCFHWLSVAKSMHEPATPGDLVSASAALEKMN, encoded by the exons ATGGAGCAGGGCACCCAAGGCAGCATAGTTCTGAGAAGAAATGGAAACGGAGAGTCacagggagaagaagaaagagtggTGGACTTGAGTGGTCAGGTGCACCTCCTCCCCTGCTCCATCAAATTCAATGGCCCTTCCTCCGTCTCCCAATACTTCAAACCCAAATCAACTG GAATCGAATCGGAGGGTTTAAGAACACAGGAAGCTTATTTCAGAGGAAGGAAGTTGCAAGGAGCCTCGATTCCGATTCCAGATGGGTATTCCG GATTTGTTCTAGGGAAGAAGAGTCTTGGCAAGAGAAAAGCTTCCGATAATTCAGATGGGAGCTCAAACTGTTGGGAGATGAATGCGAAATACAAAAGCATCACATATTGGAATCACGACAGCCTTCCTTCACAGGATGATGCATTCTTGCGTTGTTTTCACTGGCTTTCTGTAGCAAAATCT ATGCACGAACCAGCAACACCCGGAGATTTGGTTTCTGCATCAGCTGCATTGGAAAAGATGAACTGA
- the LOC126585371 gene encoding uncharacterized protein LOC126585371 isoform X3 has protein sequence MEQGTQGSIVLRRNGNGESQGEEERVVDLSGQVHLLPCSIKFNGPSSVSQYFKPKSTAEGIESEGLRTQEAYFRGRKLQGASIPIPDGYSGFVLGKKSLGKRKASDNSDGSSNCWEMNAKYKSITYWNHDSLPSQDDAFLRCFHWLSVAKSMHEPATPGDLVSASAALEKMN, from the exons ATGGAGCAGGGCACCCAAGGCAGCATAGTTCTGAGAAGAAATGGAAACGGAGAGTCacagggagaagaagaaagagtggTGGACTTGAGTGGTCAGGTGCACCTCCTCCCCTGCTCCATCAAATTCAATGGCCCTTCCTCCGTCTCCCAATACTTCAAACCCAAATCAACTG CTGAAGGAATCGAATCGGAGGGTTTAAGAACACAGGAAGCTTATTTCAGAGGAAGGAAGTTGCAAGGAGCCTCGATTCCGATTCCAGATGGGTATTCCG GATTTGTTCTAGGGAAGAAGAGTCTTGGCAAGAGAAAAGCTTCCGATAATTCAGATGGGAGCTCAAACTGTTGGGAGATGAATGCGAAATACAAAAGCATCACATATTGGAATCACGACAGCCTTCCTTCACAGGATGATGCATTCTTGCGTTGTTTTCACTGGCTTTCTGTAGCAAAATCT ATGCACGAACCAGCAACACCCGGAGATTTGGTTTCTGCATCAGCTGCATTGGAAAAGATGAACTGA
- the LOC126585371 gene encoding uncharacterized protein LOC126585371 isoform X1 has translation MEQGTQGSIVLRRNGNGESQGEEERVVDLSGQVHLLPCSIKFNGPSSVSQYFKPKSTAEGIESEGLRTQEAYFRGRKLQGASIPIPDGYSGFVLGKKSLGKRKASDNSDGSSNCWEMNAKYKSITYWNHDSLPSQDDAFLRCFHWLSVAKSIFVYGCRCTNQQHPEIWFLHQLHWKR, from the exons ATGGAGCAGGGCACCCAAGGCAGCATAGTTCTGAGAAGAAATGGAAACGGAGAGTCacagggagaagaagaaagagtggTGGACTTGAGTGGTCAGGTGCACCTCCTCCCCTGCTCCATCAAATTCAATGGCCCTTCCTCCGTCTCCCAATACTTCAAACCCAAATCAACTG CTGAAGGAATCGAATCGGAGGGTTTAAGAACACAGGAAGCTTATTTCAGAGGAAGGAAGTTGCAAGGAGCCTCGATTCCGATTCCAGATGGGTATTCCG GATTTGTTCTAGGGAAGAAGAGTCTTGGCAAGAGAAAAGCTTCCGATAATTCAGATGGGAGCTCAAACTGTTGGGAGATGAATGCGAAATACAAAAGCATCACATATTGGAATCACGACAGCCTTCCTTCACAGGATGATGCATTCTTGCGTTGTTTTCACTGGCTTTCTGTAGCAAAATCT ATATTTGTTTATGGCTGCAGATGCACGAACCAGCAACACCCGGAGATTTGGTTTCTGCATCAGCTGCATTGGAAAAGATGA
- the LOC126585371 gene encoding uncharacterized protein LOC126585371 isoform X2, whose product MEQGTQGSIVLRRNGNGESQGEEERVVDLSGQVHLLPCSIKFNGPSSVSQYFKPKSTGIESEGLRTQEAYFRGRKLQGASIPIPDGYSGFVLGKKSLGKRKASDNSDGSSNCWEMNAKYKSITYWNHDSLPSQDDAFLRCFHWLSVAKSIFVYGCRCTNQQHPEIWFLHQLHWKR is encoded by the exons ATGGAGCAGGGCACCCAAGGCAGCATAGTTCTGAGAAGAAATGGAAACGGAGAGTCacagggagaagaagaaagagtggTGGACTTGAGTGGTCAGGTGCACCTCCTCCCCTGCTCCATCAAATTCAATGGCCCTTCCTCCGTCTCCCAATACTTCAAACCCAAATCAACTG GAATCGAATCGGAGGGTTTAAGAACACAGGAAGCTTATTTCAGAGGAAGGAAGTTGCAAGGAGCCTCGATTCCGATTCCAGATGGGTATTCCG GATTTGTTCTAGGGAAGAAGAGTCTTGGCAAGAGAAAAGCTTCCGATAATTCAGATGGGAGCTCAAACTGTTGGGAGATGAATGCGAAATACAAAAGCATCACATATTGGAATCACGACAGCCTTCCTTCACAGGATGATGCATTCTTGCGTTGTTTTCACTGGCTTTCTGTAGCAAAATCT ATATTTGTTTATGGCTGCAGATGCACGAACCAGCAACACCCGGAGATTTGGTTTCTGCATCAGCTGCATTGGAAAAGATGA